From Methanothrix sp., the proteins below share one genomic window:
- a CDS encoding S-layer protein domain-containing protein, protein MITALVAVLATAMVVGAVDRVEIRGAVQEVKDGATVTWDPQNFAGFYYDIDDGIGNEQITMTITGNKLEEPNGVKYTT, encoded by the coding sequence ATGATTACAGCGCTGGTAGCGGTACTAGCGACAGCGATGGTAGTCGGCGCAGTCGATAGGGTCGAGATCCGTGGTGCTGTTCAGGAGGTCAAGGATGGTGCAACAGTCACCTGGGATCCGCAGAACTTCGCCGGCTTCTACTACGACATCGATGACGGCATCGGCAACGAGCAGATCACAATGACAATCACGGGCAACAAGCTCGAGGAGCCAAACGGTGTCAAGTACACAACCA